Proteins encoded by one window of Pelmatolapia mariae isolate MD_Pm_ZW linkage group LG14, Pm_UMD_F_2, whole genome shotgun sequence:
- the LOC134641133 gene encoding extracellular calcium-sensing receptor-like, which yields MPEPVRCSGSIDTRELRFSRAMVFAIEEINNSTELLPGIRLGYQIFDSCSSVPVAVHVAFQLLNSLDPVFYTGGNCSQSGMVMTIVGESGSTPSISMSRILGSFNIPQVSHYATCACLSDKQQYPNFFRTIPSDRFQAEALAKLVKHFGWTWIGAVRSDSDYGNSGMASFLEAAQKEGICVEYSVSFYRTHPHNRIQEVAGVIRRSTAVVIVAFAAPGDMRILLEELSHEPFLPRQWIGSEAWVTNTELMRYSFCAGAIGFGIQKSVIPGFRDFLLNLSPSQVTTSPMLTEFWEDSFNCKMKKSPVVGKKICDGTEDIQNLQIPYTDTSQLRITNMVYKAVYAIAHAIHNTVCQRTNGIAKCDKLTELESKQILVELKKVNFSRNGYGVSFNANGDPVAIYELVNWQKSETGKTELVTVGLYDASLPVGQEFQINRNITWMEDGTQVPVSVCSASCPPGTRKVLQKGKPICCYDCILCPEGETSNTTDSTECLPCHKEFWPNAKRDTCIPKPVEFLSFQDILGIILAAFSVLGACLAIMTAAVFFHHRTSPIVRANNSELSFLLLISLTLCFLCSLTFIGAPSEWSCMLRHTAFGITFVLCISCVLGKTIVVLMAFKATLPGSNVMKWFGPPQQRMTVVSFTFIQVLICTIWLVLSPPFPIKNLTTYKEKIILECDLGSAVGFWAVLGYIGLLAAFCFVLAVLARKLPDNFNEAKLITFSMLIFCAVWITFIPAYVSSPGKFTVVVEIFAILSSSFGLIMCIFAPKCFIILFKPEKNTKKYVMNKNVS from the exons ATGCCTGAGCCAGTAAGATGCAGTGGGAG CATTGATACCCGTGAGCTGCGCTTCTCACGAGCAATGGTTTTTGCCATTGAAGAGATTAACAACAGCACAGAGCTTCTGCCCGGGATAAGGCTCGGGTATCAGATCTTTGACTCATGTTCATCAGTGCCCGTGGCAGTGCATGTGGCATTTCAGTTGTTAAATAGCTTGGACCCTGTGTTTTACACAGGTGGCAACTGCTCACAATCTGGTATGGTGATGACTATTGTTGGTGAGTCTGGGTCTACACCATCCATCAGCATGTCACGCATCCTTGGGTCTTTTAATATTCCTCAA GTGAGCCATTATGCCACTTGCGCATGTTTGTCTGACAAGCAGCAGTACCCGAATTTTTTCAGAACAATCCCCAGTGATCGTTTCCAAGCTGAAGCGCTAGCCAAGCTGGTAAAGCACTTTGGCTGGACTTGGATAGGTGCTGTTCGGTCGGATTCAGATTATGGAAATAGTGGCATGGCATCTTTTCTAGAAGCAGCACAAAAAGAGGGGATCTGTGTGGAATATTCTGTATCTTTCTATCGGACTCACCCACATAACAGGATCCAAGAAGTAGCAGGTGTTATCCGCAG GTCTACAGCAGTGGTTATTGTGGCATTTGCAGCTCCTGGGGACATGAGGATCCTGTTGGAGGAGCTTTCACATGAGCCTTTTCTACCTCGCCAGTGGATAGGCAGCGAGGCATGGGTAACCAACACAGAATTAATGAGGTACAGTTTCTGTGCTGGGGCCATTGGATTTGGGATTCAGAAGTCTGTAATCCCTGGTTTCAGAGATTTCCTGCTTAATTTATCTCCCTCTCAAGTAACTACATCCCCAATGCTTACTGAGTTCTGGGAGGACTCGTTcaactgcaaaatgaaaaaaa GTCCTGTTGTAGGCAAGAAGATATGTGATGGAACTGAAGACATACAGAATCTTCAAATCCCATATACTGACACATCTCAGCTCAGAATTACTAACATGGTGTACAAGGCTGTGTATGCAATAGCACATGCCATCCATAATACAGTGTGTCAGAGAACCAATGGCATAGCTAAGTGTGACAAACTAACCGAGTTAGAGTCCAAACAG ATTTTAGTGGAGCTGAAGAAAGTAAATTTTTCCCGAAATGGTTATGGTGTGTCATTTAATGCTAATGGGGATCCTGTGGCTATTTACGAGTTGGTTAACTGGCAGAAGAGTGAAACTGGAAAAACAGAGTTGGTAACAGTAGGGCTTTATGATGCATCACTGCCAGTGGGCCAAGAGTTTCAGATTAACCGGAACATAACCTGGATGGAGGATGGCACCCAA GTGCCAGTGTCAGTGTGCAGTGCCAGTTGTCCTCCAGGAACTCGTAAAGtgctgcagaaaggaaaaccCATCTGCTGCTATGACTGTATACTGTGTCCTGAAGGAGAGACTAGTAATACAAcag ATTCAACTGAATGTTTACCCTGCCACAAGGAATTCTGGCCTAATGCAAAGAGAGACACTTGTATCCCTAAGCCTGTagaatttctttcatttcaagACATCCTTGGAATCATCCTGGCTGCATTTTCAGTTCTGGGTGCTTGTCTGGCCATTATGACTGCGGCTGTATTCTTTCATCACAGGACATCTCCAATTGTCAGGGCCAACAACTCTGAGCTGAGCTTcctgctgctcatctcactgactcTATGTTTCTTATGTTCATTAACGTTCATTGGAGCACCATCAGAGTGGTCCTGCATGCTGCGTCACACTGCATTTGGCATCACCTTTGTGCTCTGTATTTCCTGTGTACTTGGGAAAACTATAGTGGTTTTAATGGCTTTTAAAGCAACACTTCCAGGAAGCAATGTCATGAAATGGTTTGGTCCTCCACAACAAAGAATGACTGTTGTGTCTTTCACCTTTATTCAAGTTTTAATATGTACTATTTGGTTGGTACTTAGCCCTCCATTCCCAATTAAAAATCTAACCACATACAAGGAGAAAATCATACTAGAATGTGATTTAGGCTCTGCTGTAGGCTTCTGGGCTGTGCTCGGGTACATAGGCCTacttgctgctttttgttttgttttagctgtCTTAGCCCGCAAATTACCTGACAATTTTAATGAAGCCAAGCTTATCACCTTCAGCATGTTGATATTCTGTGCAGTGTGGATCACCTTTATCCCAGCATATGTCAGCTCTCCTGGGAAATTCACTGTAGTTGTGGAGATTTTTGCCATTCTGTCCTCCAGCTTTGGACTAATAATGTGTATATTTGCTCCAAAGTGTTTCATCATATTGTTTAAACCTGAGAAGAACACCAAGAAATATgtcatgaataaaaatgtatcaTAG